A genome region from Phycisphaerae bacterium includes the following:
- a CDS encoding zinc ribbon domain-containing protein: MPTYDYVCESCGHEFEQLQMITAKSLRKCPKCGKNKLKRLIGAGAGVIFKGSGFYATDYRSEGYTKQKESEKKTATPAKDTGEKKTETKKPETKPAKKDKPSQPEKK, from the coding sequence GTGCCTACCTATGATTATGTATGCGAAAGTTGCGGGCACGAGTTTGAGCAGCTCCAGATGATAACGGCGAAATCGCTTCGCAAGTGCCCTAAGTGCGGCAAAAATAAACTTAAACGGCTTATCGGCGCCGGTGCAGGCGTGATTTTCAAGGGCTCCGGGTTTTACGCAACCGATTACAGGAGCGAAGGTTATACAAAGCAAAAAGAAAGCGAAAAAAAGACCGCCACACCTGCTAAAGACACCGGCGAGAAAAAAACCGAAACCAAAAAACCTGAAACTAAACCTGCCAAAAAAGACAAACCAAGTCAGCCTGAGAAAAAGTAA
- the grpE gene encoding nucleotide exchange factor GrpE: protein MTHKRKEKPEGQQEPENTLPAIEQLQKEKDELFGKLQRVSADYMNFQKRAAKQTADTIAYEKERIIKTLLPALDNFEHTLQNAQSAESKDVFVKGIRIIYDQILDILKSHGVERIDSLGAKFDPALHEAVSHKTEPEKEDNIVLEEFQKGYRLNGRVIRASRVIVNKLPSEQEQTKDETAGEE from the coding sequence CCTGCGATAGAGCAGTTGCAGAAAGAAAAAGACGAGCTTTTCGGCAAACTGCAGCGCGTCAGCGCAGATTATATGAATTTTCAAAAACGCGCAGCCAAACAGACTGCCGACACAATCGCTTACGAAAAGGAAAGAATAATAAAGACGCTTTTGCCTGCTCTGGATAATTTCGAGCATACGCTTCAAAACGCCCAATCGGCCGAAAGCAAAGATGTTTTTGTCAAGGGTATCCGGATTATCTATGACCAAATCCTCGATATCCTCAAATCTCACGGCGTAGAACGCATTGATTCGCTGGGCGCCAAATTCGACCCTGCTTTGCACGAGGCGGTATCACATAAGACTGAACCCGAAAAAGAAGATAACATCGTGCTCGAAGAGTTCCAAAAAGGTTACAGGCTCAATGGCAGGGTCATCAGGGCAAGCAGGGTAATTGTTAATAAGCTGCCTTCAGAGCAAGAGCAGACAAAAGACGAAACAGCAGGTGAGGAGTAA